From a region of the Myxococcus guangdongensis genome:
- a CDS encoding CocE/NonD family hydrolase, with translation MAQRLLSRWFPRCSLLVAVLIPVLATAAVPSALPVAHGVLTAAATTGFKFVDIPVGGGVVLKANHIAPATPGPHPAVVFISSWGLNDLEYLAQAKALAERGYVALSYTPRGFWASGGGIDTAGPTDIADTSHVIDWLLANTPTNPARIGLSGVSYGAGIALIASGFDSRVKAVAALSGWTDLVASLYGGDTRRPQAVALLDVAARLLGRPSPELRTTIDNYFANRDIEGIKQWGRIRSAATYVDRINAHAPAILIANAYGDSLFPPNQLISFFNRLTGPKRLELAPGDHAVVEATGLVGLPNHVWTSVTRWLDQHVAGIDTGIGNEPPLVLRTYDGDVEGYASWAAVTSSTQRHGLGAIRLLDGTGTLGGAPTAGGSRTVWGGIDTTADAGVALLTNGLQGLTGIPPIVWLPGVNRLRAGVWTSPPASRELALRGTTALRLRITPTTASGTVVAYLYDVVGDFGGLITHVPLSWYGATPGTPLDLDLVFPVTAYDVPAWHSLALVVDTEDPLYFGANTPNATLSLGGPSWLDLPLR, from the coding sequence ATGGCGCAGCGTCTCCTCTCGCGGTGGTTCCCCCGTTGCTCCCTGCTGGTCGCGGTGTTGATACCCGTCCTCGCGACGGCGGCCGTGCCGTCTGCCCTCCCCGTCGCCCACGGCGTGCTCACGGCGGCGGCGACGACGGGCTTCAAGTTCGTGGACATCCCGGTGGGCGGCGGGGTGGTGCTCAAGGCCAACCACATCGCCCCGGCGACGCCCGGTCCCCACCCGGCCGTCGTGTTCATCTCGAGCTGGGGGCTCAACGACTTGGAGTACCTGGCCCAGGCCAAGGCGCTGGCGGAGCGAGGCTACGTGGCGCTGTCGTACACGCCTCGGGGCTTCTGGGCGTCGGGCGGTGGAATCGACACGGCGGGCCCGACGGACATCGCGGACACCTCGCACGTCATCGACTGGCTGTTGGCGAACACGCCGACGAACCCGGCGCGCATCGGCCTGTCGGGCGTGTCGTACGGCGCGGGCATCGCCCTCATCGCCTCCGGCTTCGACTCGCGCGTGAAGGCCGTGGCCGCGCTCTCCGGATGGACGGACCTGGTGGCGTCGCTGTACGGCGGCGACACGCGCAGGCCCCAGGCGGTGGCCCTGCTGGACGTGGCCGCGCGGCTGCTCGGCCGTCCCAGCCCCGAGCTGCGGACCACCATCGACAACTACTTCGCCAACCGGGACATCGAGGGCATCAAGCAGTGGGGCCGCATCCGCTCCGCCGCCACCTACGTGGACCGCATCAACGCCCACGCGCCCGCCATCCTCATCGCCAACGCGTACGGCGACAGCCTCTTCCCTCCCAACCAGCTCATCTCCTTCTTCAACCGGCTCACCGGCCCCAAGCGCCTGGAACTCGCGCCCGGGGACCACGCCGTCGTCGAGGCCACGGGCCTGGTCGGCCTGCCCAATCACGTGTGGACCAGCGTGACGCGGTGGCTGGACCAGCACGTCGCCGGCATCGACACGGGCATCGGCAACGAGCCGCCGCTCGTGCTGCGCACCTACGACGGCGACGTGGAGGGGTATGCCTCCTGGGCCGCCGTCACCTCCAGCACCCAGCGCCACGGCCTGGGCGCCATCCGGCTGCTCGATGGCACCGGCACCCTCGGCGGCGCGCCCACCGCGGGCGGCTCACGCACCGTCTGGGGCGGCATCGATACCACCGCCGACGCGGGCGTCGCGCTGCTGACCAACGGCCTGCAGGGGCTGACGGGAATCCCGCCCATCGTGTGGCTGCCGGGCGTCAACCGGCTGCGCGCGGGCGTGTGGACCTCGCCGCCGGCCTCGCGAGAGCTGGCCCTGCGCGGCACCACCGCGCTGCGGCTGCGCATCACCCCGACGACGGCCTCCGGCACCGTGGTCGCCTATCTCTACGACGTCGTGGGGGACTTCGGCGGCCTCATCACCCACGTGCCGCTGAGCTGGTACGGCGCCACGCCGGGCACCCCGCTCGATTTGGACCTGGTGTTCCCCGTCACCGCGTATGACGTCCCGGCCTGGCACTCGCTGGCGCTCGTGGTGGACACCGAGGACCCGCTCTACTTCGGCGCCAACACGCCCAACGCCACGCTGAGCCTGGGCGGCCCGTCCTGGTTGGATTTGCCCCTGCGCTAG
- a CDS encoding OmpA family protein: MNSRSHHSLLGGLAVLWALSAQAQVQRIPNLELERLQLNPGAKDSLVLSTGDLLPDGTFRLGLTAHYEHKPLVLLRNDDEVSTIVSNRVTVHLSGAYAVTDWLELGLQVPIVSQWGPDTTALGFQTPSTLALGTPWAQARAGLLSEARGGPLDVGLHLGAALPLGSKDTLTRDQGFVFTPRLGLGKKLGDGWRVGADVGALVRTKKYALTPDADPLRDELGVEMNGGVNLTANLFGLREELVVRGTLPFADAPESMEVLLGLRTPAKAGTEFYIMGGPGFGRTPGTPEFRVLAGVNFGPRDDAPACVAGQPHEPARCPNLDADGDGVTNAQDRCPTTPGLAELNGCPDGDDDKDGIPNLADKCPAQPENINGFQDEDGCPDDPDSDNDGITDSKDACPNQPEDKDGFQDEDGCPDPDNDQDGIADAKDACPNEAGPKENRGCPDKDRDNDGLVDRLDNCPDEPGPVKNHGCKQKQLAQIGEGQIRILEAVFFENNKDLISPRSFKLLDGVAAILVSHPEIEKVRVEGHTDNTGKADYNLELSQRRAEAVAKYLEGKGVKRERLEPRGFGPQKPIAENTTKAGRAKNRRVEFRIVGDADGVETKSGEPTDTLEK; this comes from the coding sequence TTGAATTCTCGAAGTCATCATTCCCTGCTCGGAGGGCTGGCCGTTCTCTGGGCCCTCTCCGCTCAAGCGCAGGTCCAGCGGATCCCCAACCTGGAGCTGGAGCGGTTGCAGCTCAACCCCGGCGCCAAGGACAGCCTCGTGCTGTCCACGGGTGACTTGCTGCCGGACGGCACCTTCCGGTTGGGGCTCACGGCCCACTACGAGCACAAGCCGCTGGTGCTGCTGCGCAATGACGATGAGGTGAGCACCATCGTCTCGAACCGCGTGACGGTGCACCTGAGCGGCGCCTACGCCGTGACGGATTGGTTGGAGTTGGGTCTTCAGGTTCCCATCGTCTCGCAGTGGGGCCCGGACACGACGGCGCTCGGCTTCCAGACGCCGTCCACGCTGGCGCTGGGCACGCCGTGGGCGCAGGCGCGCGCGGGGCTGCTGTCCGAGGCGCGCGGTGGCCCGTTGGACGTGGGCCTGCACCTGGGCGCGGCGCTGCCCCTGGGCAGCAAGGACACCCTCACGCGCGACCAGGGCTTCGTCTTCACCCCCCGCCTGGGCCTGGGCAAGAAGCTGGGCGACGGCTGGCGCGTGGGCGCGGACGTGGGCGCGCTGGTGCGCACCAAGAAGTACGCCCTGACGCCCGACGCGGACCCGCTGCGGGACGAGCTGGGCGTGGAGATGAACGGCGGCGTCAACCTGACGGCCAACCTGTTCGGCCTGCGCGAGGAGCTGGTGGTGCGCGGCACCCTGCCGTTCGCGGACGCGCCCGAGTCGATGGAGGTGCTGCTGGGCCTGCGCACGCCGGCCAAGGCGGGCACCGAGTTCTACATCATGGGCGGTCCGGGCTTCGGCCGGACGCCCGGCACGCCCGAGTTCCGCGTGCTGGCGGGCGTCAACTTCGGGCCGCGTGACGATGCGCCCGCATGTGTCGCGGGCCAGCCCCACGAGCCCGCGCGCTGTCCCAACCTGGACGCGGACGGCGACGGCGTGACGAACGCGCAGGACCGCTGCCCCACCACGCCCGGCCTCGCCGAGCTCAACGGCTGCCCGGACGGCGACGACGACAAGGACGGCATCCCCAATCTGGCCGACAAGTGCCCCGCCCAGCCGGAGAACATCAACGGCTTCCAGGACGAGGACGGCTGCCCGGACGACCCGGACTCCGACAACGACGGCATCACCGACTCCAAGGACGCGTGCCCGAACCAGCCCGAGGACAAGGACGGCTTCCAGGACGAGGACGGCTGCCCGGACCCGGACAATGACCAGGACGGCATCGCCGACGCCAAGGACGCGTGCCCCAACGAGGCGGGCCCGAAGGAGAACCGCGGCTGCCCGGACAAGGACCGCGACAACGACGGCCTGGTGGACCGGCTGGACAACTGCCCGGACGAGCCGGGACCGGTGAAGAACCACGGCTGCAAGCAGAAGCAGCTCGCGCAGATTGGCGAGGGCCAGATTCGCATCCTCGAGGCCGTCTTCTTCGAGAACAACAAGGACCTCATCAGCCCGCGCAGCTTCAAGCTGCTCGACGGCGTGGCCGCCATCCTCGTGTCGCACCCCGAAATCGAGAAGGTGCGCGTCGAGGGCCACACCGACAACACGGGCAAGGCCGACTACAACCTGGAGCTGTCACAGCGCCGCGCCGAGGCGGTGGCGAAGTACCTGGAGGGCAAGGGCGTCAAGCGCGAGCGGCTGGAGCCGCGCGGCTTCGGTCCCCAGAAGCCCATCGCGGAGAACACCACCAAGGCCGGCCGCGCCAAGAACCGCCGCGTGGAGTTCCGCATCGTCGGTGACGCCGATGGCGTCGAGACGAAGAGCGGCGAGCCCACCGACACCCTCGAGAAGTGA
- a CDS encoding DUF4215 domain-containing protein → MPSSSMHPIAMKRARTGPSVAALALALITTLTGCQEQQPTALASTEAPHAQRSELAGPVIGDGRIQPGEECDDGNTASGDGCSSTGAIEAGYLCHVPGRACSLASLCGNNTVDPGEACDDGNTAAGTNGCSATCDLSLCGNGAFNNRQWPNFDQEICDDGNRTEGDGCNRMCEVEPGFACTGTPSRCVRAGIAFFNTGVDQNNRRLESGADPHWFYSNTTTGAAIGARSANDWPQEIQTATFMVAPLGAPTCVYQDFIIPSTTNVAQFRMRIATFNDNSFDGATVNGQAFTPVTVSEPAGQPWQKSIIREFGTTAAWKTGLNRLELCNENEASPPNAFRYLFVDAYDDRCGDGVVSPREECDDGDTSNGDGCSATCGIEPGYGCTGQPSSCAATCGNGLLNPGEQCDDGNLTPNDGCNASCRVESGYACPTPGQACVATCGNGAIDAGELCDDGNNMSGDGCSNACRIENGYECSGAPSNCAPTCGNGVLNPGELCDDGNTNLGDGCSNACTLELGYTCPTVGQPCVKTCGNGTVDPGEQCDDGNLNSGDGCATECKPEPGYSCSRPSSGPSVCVATCGNGALDANETCDDGNTSGGDGCSQGCAVEAGYQCSGAPSTCTTLCGDGIRAGAETCDDGNTSGNDGCSATCAVEPGYTCPPPGTVCFATCGNGVLNAGETCDDGNTTSGDGCSNTCAQEPGYTCSGQPSTCATTCGDGTVAGGEVCDDGNLESGDTCSPRCLWSNGQPCAASGVCDSGLCNPHSNVCVSPNVCGNGLLDEGEQCDDGDTTGNDGCSATCTVETGYTCAGIPSACAVTCGDGVKAAAEACDDGNTTAGDGCSATCTIEAGHGCQNTNVHAIYTRLGRSQCTSVTDIAQPDLAAAATQATLTVPGRYRAAYVSGAVSYSGTDTWYPGLFGFNHVTGAGTQRFTLGRLPASGTVSATRDAAMGLGFGHHQDFDALSGDVRLALVDTDCADNNNTETQVAYRVDSLSICQLIPVLTDPAPGGVTDPVIGGTGSPGSTIDVYVDGGTTPVCTVVVDAAGRWTCDLGNIPEGPHSVVLTSTEVGATETAPPVNITVELTPPTTPVITGPANGSTVSNNTPPISGTSDPGTTVTVREGGTVVCTATTDASGHWSCTPTTPLPDGTHTITATAVTPQGSTSETSTPSTFNVDTVAPIAPVITGPTNDSTVSTGTPPIGGTAEPGSTVTVREGGTVVCTATADASGHWSCTPTTPLAEGPHTLTATATDGAGNTGPASTPVTFTVSTVVPGAPVITGPANDSVLADSTPAISGTATPGTTVTVREGTTVVCTATTDASGHWSCTPTTPLADGPHDITATATDPSSGNTSGPSNVDTFIIDTVPPDTSFSRTPGASSGSTEAPFAYASNEVGVTFECSLDNGPYVPCRDSYDVSEGEHVLRVRAIDSAGNVDPTPAEHRWTVLNSRAFAGGGCSAAPASSAGLALLTLLGLRRRKARR, encoded by the coding sequence ATGCCATCATCATCCATGCATCCCATCGCCATGAAGCGGGCCCGGACAGGCCCGTCCGTGGCCGCGCTCGCCCTGGCGCTCATCACCACCCTCACCGGCTGCCAGGAGCAGCAGCCCACCGCGCTCGCCTCGACCGAGGCGCCCCACGCCCAGCGCTCCGAGCTGGCCGGCCCCGTCATCGGTGACGGACGCATCCAGCCCGGAGAGGAGTGCGACGACGGCAACACGGCGAGCGGGGACGGCTGTTCGTCCACCGGCGCCATCGAGGCGGGCTACCTGTGTCACGTCCCCGGACGGGCCTGTTCGCTCGCCTCGCTGTGCGGCAACAACACGGTCGACCCGGGCGAGGCCTGCGACGACGGCAACACCGCGGCGGGCACCAACGGCTGCTCGGCCACGTGTGACTTGTCCCTGTGCGGCAACGGCGCGTTCAACAACCGCCAGTGGCCGAACTTCGACCAGGAGATCTGCGACGACGGCAACCGCACCGAGGGCGACGGCTGCAACCGGATGTGCGAGGTGGAGCCCGGCTTCGCCTGCACCGGCACGCCCAGCCGCTGCGTGAGGGCGGGCATCGCCTTCTTCAACACCGGCGTGGACCAGAACAACCGCCGCCTGGAGTCCGGCGCGGACCCGCACTGGTTCTACTCCAACACGACGACGGGCGCGGCCATCGGCGCGCGCAGCGCCAATGACTGGCCGCAGGAGATCCAGACCGCCACCTTCATGGTGGCCCCGCTGGGTGCCCCCACGTGCGTCTACCAGGACTTCATCATCCCCTCGACGACGAACGTGGCGCAGTTCCGCATGCGCATCGCCACGTTCAACGACAACTCGTTCGACGGCGCCACGGTCAACGGCCAGGCCTTCACGCCCGTCACCGTGAGCGAGCCCGCGGGCCAGCCGTGGCAGAAGAGCATCATCCGTGAGTTCGGCACCACGGCGGCCTGGAAGACGGGCCTCAACCGGCTGGAGCTGTGCAACGAGAACGAGGCGTCGCCCCCCAACGCGTTCCGCTACCTCTTCGTGGACGCCTACGACGACCGCTGCGGCGACGGCGTGGTGTCCCCCCGCGAGGAGTGCGACGACGGCGACACGAGCAACGGTGACGGCTGCAGCGCCACGTGCGGCATCGAGCCCGGCTACGGCTGCACCGGCCAGCCCAGCTCCTGCGCGGCGACGTGCGGCAACGGCCTGCTCAACCCCGGCGAGCAGTGCGACGACGGCAACCTCACCCCGAACGACGGCTGCAACGCGTCCTGCCGCGTGGAGTCCGGCTACGCGTGCCCCACCCCCGGCCAGGCCTGTGTCGCCACGTGCGGCAACGGCGCCATCGACGCGGGCGAGCTGTGCGACGATGGCAACAACATGTCGGGTGACGGCTGCTCCAACGCGTGCCGCATCGAGAACGGCTACGAGTGCTCGGGCGCGCCCTCCAACTGCGCGCCCACGTGCGGCAACGGCGTGCTCAACCCGGGCGAGCTGTGCGACGACGGCAACACGAACCTGGGTGACGGCTGCTCCAACGCCTGCACCCTGGAGCTGGGCTACACCTGCCCCACCGTGGGCCAGCCGTGCGTGAAGACGTGCGGCAACGGCACCGTGGACCCGGGCGAGCAGTGCGACGACGGCAACCTGAACTCGGGTGACGGCTGCGCCACCGAGTGCAAGCCGGAGCCGGGCTACTCGTGCAGCCGCCCCTCCAGCGGCCCGTCCGTGTGTGTCGCCACCTGCGGCAACGGCGCGCTGGACGCCAACGAGACGTGCGACGACGGCAACACCTCCGGCGGCGACGGCTGCAGCCAGGGCTGCGCGGTGGAGGCGGGCTACCAGTGCTCCGGCGCCCCGTCCACGTGCACCACCCTCTGCGGCGACGGCATCCGCGCGGGCGCCGAGACATGCGACGACGGCAACACCTCCGGCAACGACGGCTGCTCAGCCACCTGCGCCGTGGAGCCGGGCTACACCTGCCCGCCCCCGGGCACCGTGTGCTTCGCCACGTGCGGCAACGGCGTCCTCAACGCCGGCGAGACGTGCGACGACGGCAACACCACCTCCGGCGACGGCTGCTCCAACACGTGCGCCCAGGAGCCGGGCTACACGTGCAGTGGCCAGCCCAGCACCTGCGCCACCACCTGCGGCGACGGCACCGTGGCCGGCGGCGAGGTGTGCGACGACGGCAATCTGGAGAGCGGTGACACCTGCTCGCCGCGCTGCCTGTGGTCCAACGGCCAGCCCTGCGCCGCGTCCGGCGTCTGCGACAGCGGCCTGTGCAACCCCCACTCGAACGTCTGCGTCAGCCCCAACGTGTGCGGCAACGGGCTGCTCGACGAGGGTGAGCAGTGCGACGACGGTGACACCACCGGCAACGACGGCTGCTCGGCCACGTGCACCGTGGAGACGGGCTACACCTGCGCGGGCATCCCCTCCGCGTGCGCGGTGACGTGCGGCGACGGCGTCAAGGCCGCCGCCGAGGCGTGCGACGACGGCAACACCACCGCGGGCGACGGCTGCTCGGCCACCTGCACCATCGAGGCGGGCCACGGCTGCCAGAACACCAACGTGCACGCCATCTACACGCGGCTGGGCCGCTCGCAGTGCACCAGCGTGACGGACATCGCCCAGCCGGACCTGGCGGCGGCCGCCACCCAGGCGACGCTCACGGTGCCGGGCCGCTACCGCGCGGCCTATGTCTCCGGCGCGGTGAGCTACTCGGGCACCGACACCTGGTACCCGGGCCTGTTCGGCTTCAACCACGTCACCGGCGCGGGGACCCAGCGCTTCACGCTGGGCCGTCTGCCGGCGTCGGGCACGGTTTCGGCCACCCGTGACGCGGCCATGGGCCTGGGCTTCGGGCATCACCAGGACTTCGACGCGCTGAGCGGCGACGTGCGCCTGGCGCTCGTGGACACCGACTGCGCGGACAACAACAACACGGAGACGCAGGTGGCCTACCGGGTGGACTCGCTGTCCATCTGCCAGCTCATCCCCGTGCTGACGGACCCGGCGCCGGGCGGCGTGACGGACCCGGTCATCGGCGGCACCGGTTCGCCGGGCTCCACCATCGACGTCTACGTCGACGGTGGCACCACGCCGGTGTGCACCGTGGTGGTGGACGCCGCGGGCCGCTGGACGTGTGACTTGGGCAACATCCCCGAGGGTCCGCACTCGGTGGTCCTCACCTCCACGGAGGTGGGCGCCACGGAGACGGCTCCGCCGGTGAACATCACCGTCGAGCTGACCCCGCCGACGACGCCCGTCATCACGGGCCCCGCCAACGGCTCCACGGTGTCCAACAACACGCCGCCCATCAGCGGCACGTCCGACCCGGGCACCACCGTCACGGTGCGCGAGGGCGGCACCGTGGTGTGCACGGCCACCACCGACGCCAGCGGCCACTGGAGCTGCACGCCGACGACGCCGCTGCCCGACGGCACGCACACCATCACCGCCACCGCCGTCACCCCGCAGGGCAGCACCAGCGAGACCTCCACCCCGTCGACGTTCAACGTGGACACGGTGGCGCCCATCGCCCCCGTCATCACGGGCCCCACCAACGACTCCACCGTGTCCACCGGCACGCCGCCCATCGGCGGCACCGCGGAGCCCGGCTCCACGGTGACGGTGCGCGAGGGTGGCACCGTGGTGTGCACGGCCACCGCCGACGCCAGCGGCCACTGGAGCTGCACGCCCACGACGCCGCTGGCCGAGGGTCCCCACACCCTCACCGCCACGGCCACCGACGGCGCCGGCAACACCGGCCCCGCCTCGACGCCGGTGACGTTCACCGTCAGCACCGTCGTCCCTGGCGCGCCCGTCATCACGGGGCCCGCCAATGACTCGGTGCTGGCCGACTCCACGCCCGCCATCTCCGGCACGGCCACGCCGGGCACCACGGTGACGGTGCGCGAGGGCACCACGGTGGTCTGCACGGCCACCACCGACGCCAGCGGCCACTGGAGCTGCACGCCCACGACGCCGCTCGCGGACGGCCCGCACGACATCACCGCCACCGCCACGGACCCGTCCTCGGGCAACACGAGCGGGCCCTCCAACGTCGACACGTTCATCATCGACACGGTGCCGCCGGACACGTCCTTCAGCCGCACCCCGGGCGCGAGCTCCGGGAGCACCGAGGCCCCGTTCGCCTACGCCTCCAACGAGGTGGGCGTGACGTTCGAGTGCAGCCTGGACAACGGGCCCTACGTCCCCTGCCGGGACAGCTACGACGTCAGCGAGGGTGAGCACGTCCTGCGCGTGCGCGCCATCGACAGCGCGGGCAACGTGGACCCGACCCCCGCCGAGCACCGGTGGACGGTGCTCAACTCGCGCGCCTTCGCGGGCGGCGGTTGCAGCGCGGCGCCGGCCTCGTCCGCGGGCCTGGCCCTGCTGACCCTGTTGGGCCTGCGCCGTCGCAAGGCGCGTCGGTAG